The window GCTTCAAATAATCTAGCTGTTTTACGATAAATCACATCCAAATATTGCTCTGTAGTGATATCCGGATCGTTACAATTAATTAATTGCTGTACTTCGCCTTCTGCTATCACATTCGTGGCTTCAGACATTACTTTAAGGACCGGTAATGAATTAATACTTACCATCATTTGAAATGAACGAGTATAAATATAATCGCCAACTAAAACACTTGCTGCATTACCATATAATGCATTAGCAGTTGAACGACCTCTTCTTAAATCGGATTCATCAACAACATCATCATGTAAGAGTGTTGCTGTATGAATAAACTCAACGAATGCTGCCGCCATAATATGCTTATCACCTTTGTAGGATAAGGCTCTAGCAGCTAGAAGCATAATAATTGGTCGGATACGTTTACCACCACTACTGATAATATAATTACCCAATTGATTGATTAGAACAACATCTGATGACAACTGATTTTGTATTGTATTATTAACTTTCTGTAGATCATCTTTAATTAGATTGATAATTTGTTGCATTAAAATTTGACCTTTAACTCGCTACTTTTATAGCAGATATCCAAATTACTATTATCCGTTAAAACACCACTTACAACAAGATGACTCTGACTATTTTATTAATAAAAAGATAAAATATAAATTAAAAAATTGGAAATGATAACTATTTTCATTTAAAATACAGGGGTTGATAACTTAATTTTTTAAATATAAGCTGATGATGGAAAAGCTCTGTAAACCCAAAAAGAAGACTTCTAATTTTTATACACCTATTTCTGCTGTAGCGCATTTATGTGTGTTAGGCCTGTTATTAGGAGGGAGTTTTTTTTCTGAAAGAGCTATATTAGCCGCAGATGGTGATAACTCAATAAAAGCAGTTATGATTGACTTATCAATGATGGCCGCTCCCGAACAATCACTTGTCGAAGATTCACCTCAACTAAACAGTCCGCAAGAACCCGAAGTTGAGGTTGATAATGAAGTAACTGAAATTGTCCAAGATAATAATACTAAGCCGGATGTTACCCCTGATATTATTGTAGAAAAAGAAGTTATTGAAAAGTTAGCTCCTGTGAAGGATGCTCAGTTGGTTGTCGCTGAAAAATTGCCAGAAAAAGAGCAAAAATCACCACCACCTGTAAAAAAATCTTCAGTTGCACAAGTTAAACAAGAAGTAAAAACAGATAAAATTGCAGAGACTGCAGTAGCTCCAACCATCTCTTCTAATACCCAGTTTGCAGCTACTCCAACTGCGATTAATCGCAAGTTCCCTGAGTATCCACGTAAAGCCCTTGATATGCGTATTGAAGGGCATGTCATTGTGTTATTTGATATCGGTATCCATGGTAATGTTGAAAATATCCGTATTTTAGAGTCTAAGCCGAATAGTATTTTTAATCGTTCAGTTATTCAGGCAATGAAACAGTGGAAGTACCAACCGATTAAAGCAAAAGATCTTACTGTTAAGATTGTGTTTAATCGAAATAAATCGATTAATATTGATAAAGCTTAAAGCAATTAAGATCTTAGTCTTTGGACTCATTATTAACTTAATATATTCATTGTTTATATTAAGTTAATAGCAAGTTAATTAAATAGTGATTAGCGATAGTTATGTAGTTGGCTCATCAGCATTTCAATTTCAAGCGGTTCTTTAGGTACATCACTGGTTAATATCTCATTACCATCTTTAGTTATGAGAATATTATCTTCAATACGGATACCAATGCCTTTATATTGCTCCGGAACATCTGCATCTTTATTTATGTATAGACCAGGCTCAATTGTAAGTACCATACCGGGGGCTAAAATACGATCTCTACTAGGTGTTTTATAGTCACCAACATCGTGAACATCGATTCCTAACCAGTGACCTAGTCCGTGCATATAAAACTTAGTATAGGTTTTTTCTGCAATTAATTGTTTAATATCACCTTGCATTATTCCTAAGCGAACTAAGCCTTCAACCATAATAGTGATAACTTGATCATTCACCTCTTTTATCGAAATACCAGGTTTAAATAGCTCAATCGCTCGGTATTGTGATTGGAGTACAATATCATAAATTTCTTTTTGGGCTTGACTAAATTTGCCATTAATAGGGAAGGTACGAGTAATATCTCCTGCATAGTATTGGAACTCACAACCAGCATCTATCAGAACGAGATCGCCATCTTTGAGTAATTGATCATTATTTTCATAATGTAAAATGCACCCATTATTACCACCCCCTACAATAGTATTATAAGATGGATTTCTTGCTCCATGTTGTGCGAACTCGTGTAATATTTCTGCTTCTAGTTGATATTCATACATATCGGGTTTACAGGATTGCATGGCTCGAATATGACCTTTCGCCGTAATTTTACCAGCCTGACGCATGATTGATATTTCATATTCAGACTTAAATAGTCGCATTTCATGCAATATGGGTCGCCAGTCGATAATAGTGTCTGGAGCATTTAAACCTTGTCTTAAACCATTCCTTAGTGTAGACATTAGCTGATTAACGATTTTTTCTGCATATCGATATTGTTGGCTTGCATGGTATAAAGCTTGCTTCCCAGTAACAATGCTTGGCAAAATTTCACTAATCTGATCAAAAGGATAGGCTTGATCGACATGGAGAGTGGATAATGCAGCTTGTTGCCCTAATCGATACCCTGTCCACGTTTCGGCTAATGGATCCTTGGTACGATTAAATACGATTGTTTGATAGTCATGATTGGCTTCTTTTACTAATACAAATACTGCTTCAGCTTCATTAAATCCAGTAAGGTACCAAAAGTCACTGTTTTGTCGATAAGGGTAATGTGTATCGTTGCTTCTAACGGCTTCCGGTGCAGCAAAAAAAATGGCGACGCTATTCTCAACCATTTTATTTAAAACATTACGCCGACGAGAAATAAGTTCATTGATCATGTTATAACCTATTTTTAATTAATAATATTCATCTGTAATGAACGGTAAATGATTTTGTACAATATCGTTCTTTTTGAATTGGTAATATTTTGCTCTTAAGTGCTTTTAGATAAGTCGGATATAATTGGGATGACTTATCTTGTTTAAGCTGCATTTAAGACTTCAGATAGAAAAAGTATAGACTAGTGTACCGTTGTAGACTGATGATATTCACTAAATTCATCATGACATAGAATCACAGTCATACGCACATACTCTAAGATCTCTTCAAAGGCAAAAGCAAGTTCTTCTTGATTTTCTTCTTCATCATAGCCTAACTGAGTGATCTGTCTTAGATCATAGATAGCTTCCCCTACGTCACCTTTAACTTTAGCCAATTGTGGCTGAGCGAGTCCTAAACCAAGTAAAAAATGGTTAACCCAACCAACGAGATCATTAATTTGGCTAAATAGATCTTGTTCATTGAGTAAGAGTTGAAATTCAAAATTATCATCATTCAATTGGGTTTTTATTTGATCATAAAGTTTGCAAATAAGTGTCAACAATGAATCCGCGATAGGCTTTCCATCATTTACCATATCATTAAGTAATACTTTCCAACTTTCATCACTGTTTCCCCCTGCTAATATACCAGAAAGAAAACCATGCAATTCAGCCGCAGTTAATCCTATTTGTTGATTTTTTAACTCATCATTGATTGTTTTATACATAGAGAATATTGGCCTTGAATGTAGGATCGAAATAGTTAACCAGATGAATAGTATATACAATAATTAAATTATACGGAATGATTATTCATTTTAGTGATTGCACATTTTATTGTAAAATTAGTTAAAAAAATAAATATAATAAGGAATTATGATGAATACCGAGCTCTCCGATAAAAAATCTTTTATCACTCCAGAACTTGATTACCGTTTTTGTGCTACATGGCCAAAAATGGTTAGATGGCTTTTAGTCATTCCCACCATCATTATTAGTGCTGTTATTTTTAATT is drawn from Orbaceae bacterium BiB and contains these coding sequences:
- the ispB gene encoding octaprenyl diphosphate synthase, with translation MQQIINLIKDDLQKVNNTIQNQLSSDVVLINQLGNYIISSGGKRIRPIIMLLAARALSYKGDKHIMAAAFVEFIHTATLLHDDVVDESDLRRGRSTANALYGNAASVLVGDYIYTRSFQMMVSINSLPVLKVMSEATNVIAEGEVQQLINCNDPDITTEQYLDVIYRKTARLFEATSHSAALISETSEELELALQNYGRYLGTAFQLIDDLLDYSAEDAAILGKNLGDDLNEGKPTLPLLHAMNHTKNAEDAAIIRKAIEDGNGRHLLKKVLNVMSECGSLEFTYQAAQKEAEKAAKVIEILPDSPYKDALQRLTLLAVERKH
- a CDS encoding TonB family protein, with translation MMEKLCKPKKKTSNFYTPISAVAHLCVLGLLLGGSFFSERAILAADGDNSIKAVMIDLSMMAAPEQSLVEDSPQLNSPQEPEVEVDNEVTEIVQDNNTKPDVTPDIIVEKEVIEKLAPVKDAQLVVAEKLPEKEQKSPPPVKKSSVAQVKQEVKTDKIAETAVAPTISSNTQFAATPTAINRKFPEYPRKALDMRIEGHVIVLFDIGIHGNVENIRILESKPNSIFNRSVIQAMKQWKYQPIKAKDLTVKIVFNRNKSINIDKA
- the pepP gene encoding Xaa-Pro aminopeptidase is translated as MINELISRRRNVLNKMVENSVAIFFAAPEAVRSNDTHYPYRQNSDFWYLTGFNEAEAVFVLVKEANHDYQTIVFNRTKDPLAETWTGYRLGQQAALSTLHVDQAYPFDQISEILPSIVTGKQALYHASQQYRYAEKIVNQLMSTLRNGLRQGLNAPDTIIDWRPILHEMRLFKSEYEISIMRQAGKITAKGHIRAMQSCKPDMYEYQLEAEILHEFAQHGARNPSYNTIVGGGNNGCILHYENNDQLLKDGDLVLIDAGCEFQYYAGDITRTFPINGKFSQAQKEIYDIVLQSQYRAIELFKPGISIKEVNDQVITIMVEGLVRLGIMQGDIKQLIAEKTYTKFYMHGLGHWLGIDVHDVGDYKTPSRDRILAPGMVLTIEPGLYINKDADVPEQYKGIGIRIEDNILITKDGNEILTSDVPKEPLEIEMLMSQLHNYR
- a CDS encoding YecA family protein — translated: MYKTINDELKNQQIGLTAAELHGFLSGILAGGNSDESWKVLLNDMVNDGKPIADSLLTLICKLYDQIKTQLNDDNFEFQLLLNEQDLFSQINDLVGWVNHFLLGLGLAQPQLAKVKGDVGEAIYDLRQITQLGYDEEENQEELAFAFEEILEYVRMTVILCHDEFSEYHQSTTVH